A section of the Streptomyces sp. NBC_01591 genome encodes:
- a CDS encoding ArsR/SmtB family transcription factor — protein MTPASAPAASAAEAGGRVLDHPARDEIRIEGVLHALSDPMRLRIVRELAAADAELTCSCFELPVSKSTSTHHFRVLRESGIVQQIYRGTAKMNGLRRDDLEALFPGLLDSVLDATNRQVQRIGEDR, from the coding sequence GTGACCCCCGCCAGCGCCCCTGCCGCAAGCGCCGCCGAGGCGGGCGGTCGCGTACTCGACCACCCCGCGCGGGACGAAATCCGCATCGAAGGGGTGCTCCACGCGCTCTCCGACCCGATGCGACTGCGCATCGTCCGCGAGCTGGCCGCCGCCGATGCCGAACTCACCTGTTCCTGCTTCGAACTTCCGGTGTCCAAATCCACCTCCACGCACCACTTCCGGGTGCTGCGCGAGAGCGGCATCGTCCAGCAGATCTACCGCGGCACGGCCAAGATGAACGGGTTGCGACGAGATGATCTGGAGGCGCTGTTCCCCGGGCTCCTCGACAGTGTCCTCGACGCCACGAACCGGCAGGTTCAGCGCATCGGCGAGGACCGGTAG
- a CDS encoding FAD-dependent oxidoreductase — MLRVAVVGSGPSGVYTAQALVTQDRVPDVRVHVLDRLPCPYGLVRYGVAPDHEKIKSLQNSLRAVLEHERITFLGNVEVGGDGIPPERLGELYDAVVYCVGAATDRALAVPGEDLPGSCSATEFVSWYSAHPDAAADGFALRARSVVVIGVGNVAVDVARILARSAQELCPTDVPHGALGALAGSRVREVHMAGRRGPSQARFTTKELRELGGLPQARVVVDEAELALDPAYADPSARPVPALSSPPNAPPLTAAARRNVEVLRGWAAAGPEGAGRGGQPVRTIHLRFFLRPVELLERDGRVAGVRFARTVPDGSGGVRDAGTYEDIGAQLVLRAVGYRGIPLPGLPFDPVRGTVPHLAGRVLRDGVPSPGEYVAGWIKRGPTGVIGSNRSCAKETVASLLDDAPLLARRAPAPDPVAALRAWGLRPVEWDGWLSIERAEAALGRSLGRERVKIPDWAGLLSAARSGGRDGA; from the coding sequence GTGCTCCGTGTCGCCGTCGTCGGCTCCGGTCCCAGCGGGGTCTACACCGCTCAGGCCCTGGTCACGCAGGACCGGGTTCCCGATGTCCGGGTCCATGTGCTGGACCGGCTCCCCTGCCCGTACGGCCTGGTCCGTTACGGCGTCGCGCCGGACCACGAGAAGATCAAGTCTCTGCAGAACAGTCTGCGGGCCGTTCTGGAGCACGAGCGGATCACCTTCCTCGGGAATGTCGAGGTGGGCGGCGACGGGATCCCGCCCGAGCGGCTCGGCGAGCTCTACGACGCGGTGGTCTACTGCGTCGGCGCCGCGACCGACCGCGCTCTCGCCGTTCCCGGCGAGGATCTGCCCGGCAGCTGCTCCGCCACCGAGTTCGTCTCCTGGTACAGCGCACACCCCGACGCGGCCGCCGACGGCTTCGCGCTCCGGGCCCGTTCGGTCGTGGTGATCGGGGTCGGCAATGTGGCGGTGGACGTGGCACGGATTCTCGCGCGGAGCGCGCAGGAGCTGTGCCCCACCGACGTGCCGCACGGTGCGCTCGGCGCACTGGCCGGCAGCCGGGTGCGCGAGGTCCACATGGCAGGCAGACGCGGCCCGTCACAGGCCAGGTTCACCACCAAGGAGCTGCGCGAGCTGGGTGGTCTGCCGCAGGCCCGGGTCGTGGTGGACGAGGCGGAGCTCGCCCTCGATCCGGCGTACGCGGATCCGTCCGCCCGGCCGGTCCCCGCCCTGTCCTCGCCGCCGAACGCGCCGCCCCTGACGGCGGCGGCGCGGCGCAATGTCGAGGTCCTGCGCGGCTGGGCCGCGGCCGGCCCCGAGGGCGCGGGCCGCGGCGGGCAACCGGTGCGCACCATCCACCTGCGGTTCTTCCTGCGTCCCGTCGAGCTGCTGGAGCGGGACGGCCGGGTCGCCGGGGTCCGGTTCGCCCGTACCGTGCCGGACGGCAGCGGGGGTGTGCGCGATGCCGGTACGTACGAGGACATCGGCGCGCAGCTCGTGCTGCGGGCGGTCGGCTACCGCGGGATCCCGCTGCCCGGCCTGCCCTTCGACCCGGTGCGCGGGACGGTGCCGCATCTGGCGGGGCGGGTGCTGCGGGACGGGGTGCCGTCGCCCGGGGAGTACGTCGCCGGGTGGATCAAGCGGGGGCCGACCGGGGTGATCGGCTCGAACCGGTCGTGCGCGAAGGAGACCGTGGCTTCGCTGCTCGACGACGCCCCACTGCTCGCTCGGCGCGCGCCTGCGCCCGACCCGGTGGCCGCGCTGCGGGCATGGGGGCTGCGCCCGGTGGAGTGGGACGGCTGGCTGTCCATCGAGCGGGCGGAGGCGGCGCTCGGCCGGTCGCTGGGCCGGGAGCGGGTGAAGATCCCGGACTGGGCGGGGCTGCTGAGCGCCGCACGGAGTGGCGGCCGGGACGGAGCGTGA
- a CDS encoding DUF305 domain-containing protein, protein MCVRRSVLVAAAVSAVLALAACDAGDGDSRTKAQAGGGPSVVAPGKPGEPARTLSAEEAAKAAGDDTPNSADYRYVQMMIQHHVQALELTELTPSRSGSSSVKRLAERISAGQKPEIGAMEGWLEHNGGEKRPSTHDHSAMPGMATPAQLKELREADGTAFDKLFLKLMITHHQGAITMATEALAEGNNVQVEEMAGDVVAQQTVEINRMRTMSS, encoded by the coding sequence ATGTGTGTACGCAGATCCGTTCTCGTCGCGGCAGCCGTCTCCGCCGTCCTCGCCCTCGCCGCGTGCGATGCGGGAGACGGTGACAGCCGTACGAAGGCGCAGGCGGGCGGGGGGCCTTCGGTGGTGGCGCCCGGAAAGCCGGGTGAGCCCGCACGGACTCTTTCCGCCGAGGAGGCCGCGAAGGCGGCCGGGGACGACACCCCCAACTCGGCCGACTACCGCTACGTGCAGATGATGATCCAACACCACGTGCAAGCACTGGAGTTGACCGAGCTGACCCCGTCGCGCTCCGGATCCTCCTCGGTCAAACGGCTCGCCGAGCGCATCAGCGCGGGCCAGAAGCCGGAGATCGGCGCCATGGAGGGGTGGCTCGAACACAACGGCGGAGAGAAGCGCCCCTCCACCCACGATCACTCGGCGATGCCCGGGATGGCGACCCCGGCCCAGCTGAAGGAGTTGCGCGAGGCGGACGGCACCGCCTTCGACAAGCTCTTCCTGAAGCTGATGATCACCCACCACCAAGGGGCGATCACGATGGCGACCGAGGCGCTCGCGGAGGGGAACAACGTGCAGGTCGAGGAGATGGCCGGGGACGTCGTCGCGCAGCAGACGGTGGAGATCAACAGAATGCGCACGATGTCGTCCTGA
- a CDS encoding GH92 family glycosyl hydrolase has product MPPGWFSRRSFSRRPSAPGSLPAAATRFAVRTAAVIVTGALAAAVTPPAAEASAGLVTHPTAYVDPLIGSANGGNTYPGATLPYGMIGWSPTSTRGDQTSTGAANGYDYGTTRLRGLSLTHVNGAGCNPGAAGDVPIMPFVGDVTSSPSADTKDAVYAADFSHGNERAVPGRYTLGMDSGATADLAVSRRAGVADFAFPAGKPANLLFRVSNSLNGSEDAQVDIDRVNRKVTGSVLTGAFCGRRANGGTNNRKSYYRLYFSASFDRDFSSTGTWHDATLAPGSTSGRGGEGYATGADRAGRGSGGWVGFDTSADRDVHMRIGISYVSLAGAEANLRNEIAPRAGVDDVAAAATRTWDRELSSVRIGGGGTAQRTTFYTALYHSLMQPNLISDTDGRYPGMDGVPHRVKGGQGAQYSNFSGWDQYRAQIQLLALLKPEIAGDFAQSLYNFARQNDGVWDRWVHINGATHVMTGDPTAATLATFYAMGVRNFDYEGAFESLARQATVPVDDGLSDAGCPGQCTGQRPNLAQYLKSHYAPQDVCHCWGGAAETLEDAVADDALGRWAGLLGRDEEAKSFKERGGWWRNVFNAEATDGAGTTGYIQARNLDGSWLSPFGPGSERGFAQGTSATYTWMVPQDVQGLAEAMGGRDTAVQRLDGFFHKPDGSWSVKGGDPLRYDPTNEPGIHAPWLYNALGQPWKTQATVREIVGTVYGTGPGGLPGNDDLGTMSAWYVFSALGLYPQTPGSATMLLGAPLFPSAVIDRPHGRDITISAPAADATHPYIGSVSVNGRTHDRSWTDADLVTRGGSVNHRLSEEPDTGWATDPSDLPR; this is encoded by the coding sequence ATGCCGCCCGGATGGTTCTCCCGTAGATCGTTCTCCCGCAGGCCGTCGGCCCCCGGATCACTGCCCGCCGCAGCGACACGCTTCGCCGTGCGAACGGCCGCCGTGATCGTCACCGGCGCGCTCGCCGCCGCGGTCACGCCCCCGGCCGCCGAGGCGTCCGCCGGCCTCGTCACGCACCCCACCGCCTACGTCGACCCGCTGATCGGCTCCGCGAACGGAGGCAACACCTACCCGGGTGCCACACTCCCGTACGGCATGATCGGCTGGTCCCCGACGAGCACCAGAGGGGACCAGACGAGTACCGGCGCCGCCAACGGTTACGACTACGGCACCACCCGGCTGCGTGGGCTGAGCCTCACCCATGTCAACGGTGCCGGATGCAACCCCGGCGCGGCTGGTGACGTACCGATCATGCCGTTCGTCGGGGACGTCACCTCCTCGCCGTCCGCCGACACCAAGGACGCCGTCTACGCCGCGGACTTCTCGCACGGCAACGAGCGTGCGGTGCCCGGCCGTTACACCCTGGGAATGGACTCCGGTGCCACCGCCGACCTCGCCGTGAGCCGACGTGCGGGAGTCGCCGACTTCGCCTTCCCGGCAGGCAAGCCCGCCAACCTCCTGTTCAGAGTGTCCAATTCGCTCAACGGCAGCGAGGATGCCCAGGTCGACATCGACAGGGTGAACCGCAAGGTCACCGGTTCGGTACTCACCGGCGCGTTCTGCGGGCGCCGTGCCAACGGCGGCACCAACAACCGCAAGAGCTACTACCGGCTGTACTTCAGCGCCTCCTTCGACCGCGACTTCTCCTCGACCGGCACGTGGCACGACGCCACGCTCGCCCCGGGCTCCACCTCGGGCAGGGGCGGCGAGGGATACGCCACCGGTGCGGACCGGGCCGGCCGGGGATCGGGCGGCTGGGTCGGCTTCGACACGAGCGCGGACCGCGATGTCCACATGCGGATCGGCATCTCCTACGTGAGCCTGGCCGGCGCCGAGGCCAACCTCAGGAACGAGATCGCCCCGCGCGCCGGGGTCGACGACGTCGCGGCGGCCGCCACCCGCACCTGGGACCGTGAACTGAGCTCCGTACGCATCGGCGGAGGCGGCACCGCACAGCGCACCACCTTCTACACCGCGCTGTACCACTCCCTCATGCAGCCCAACCTGATCAGCGACACCGACGGCCGCTACCCCGGCATGGACGGGGTGCCGCACCGGGTGAAGGGGGGACAGGGGGCGCAGTACAGCAACTTCTCCGGATGGGACCAGTACCGGGCCCAGATCCAGCTCCTCGCGCTGCTCAAGCCGGAGATCGCCGGTGACTTCGCCCAGTCGCTGTACAACTTCGCGCGGCAGAACGACGGGGTGTGGGACCGCTGGGTGCACATCAACGGCGCCACGCACGTCATGACCGGAGACCCGACGGCGGCCACTCTGGCCACCTTCTACGCCATGGGCGTACGCAACTTCGACTACGAGGGCGCCTTCGAGTCCCTGGCCCGCCAGGCGACCGTGCCCGTCGACGACGGCCTCTCGGACGCGGGTTGCCCCGGTCAGTGCACCGGGCAGCGGCCCAATCTGGCGCAGTACCTGAAGTCGCACTACGCACCCCAGGACGTGTGCCACTGCTGGGGCGGGGCCGCCGAGACGCTGGAGGACGCGGTCGCCGACGACGCGCTCGGCCGCTGGGCCGGGCTGCTCGGGCGCGACGAGGAGGCGAAGTCCTTCAAGGAGCGCGGCGGCTGGTGGCGCAATGTGTTCAACGCCGAGGCCACCGACGGCGCCGGAACCACCGGCTACATCCAGGCCCGCAACCTCGACGGATCATGGCTGTCCCCGTTCGGCCCCGGCAGCGAGCGCGGCTTCGCGCAGGGCACCAGCGCCACGTACACCTGGATGGTTCCCCAGGACGTCCAGGGGCTGGCCGAGGCCATGGGCGGCCGGGACACCGCGGTGCAGCGGCTCGACGGGTTCTTCCACAAGCCCGACGGATCCTGGTCGGTGAAGGGCGGCGACCCCCTGCGCTACGACCCGACCAATGAGCCCGGCATCCACGCGCCGTGGCTGTACAACGCGCTGGGTCAACCGTGGAAGACGCAGGCGACGGTCCGCGAGATCGTCGGCACGGTGTACGGAACGGGCCCCGGCGGCCTGCCCGGCAACGACGACCTGGGCACCATGTCCGCCTGGTACGTCTTCTCGGCGCTCGGCCTCTACCCGCAGACGCCGGGCAGCGCCACGATGCTGCTGGGCGCACCGCTCTTCCCGAGCGCCGTCATCGACCGCCCGCACGGCAGGGACATCACGATCAGTGCCCCGGCCGCCGACGCCACCCACCCGTACATCGGCTCGGTCTCGGTCAACGGCCGTACCCACGACCGGTCCTGGACGGACGCGGACCTGGTCACCCGAGGGGGTTCGGTGAACCACCGGCTGTCCGAGGAGCCCGACACCGGCTGGGCCACCGACCCCTCGGACCTCCCGCGGTAG
- a CDS encoding acyl-CoA thioesterase, which yields MTFFVDVTVRGYELDTQGHLNQAVYLQYAEHARWELLRAAGLPQDKLLAGGVGPVALETTVKFLRELRGGDRVRVTCRFVFGEGKTFTAAQQILKEDGTVAAEVTGVAGMLDLTARKLIADPAGHLASLAEHPDLLSE from the coding sequence ATGACTTTCTTCGTTGATGTGACCGTCCGGGGCTACGAGCTCGACACGCAGGGACACCTGAACCAGGCCGTCTATCTCCAGTACGCCGAGCACGCACGCTGGGAGCTCCTGCGCGCCGCCGGCCTGCCGCAGGACAAGCTGCTGGCCGGCGGCGTCGGGCCGGTCGCGCTGGAGACGACGGTGAAGTTCCTGCGGGAGCTCCGGGGCGGCGACCGGGTACGGGTGACCTGCCGGTTCGTGTTCGGCGAGGGCAAGACGTTCACGGCCGCGCAGCAGATCCTCAAGGAGGACGGCACCGTCGCGGCGGAGGTCACGGGCGTGGCGGGCATGCTCGATCTGACGGCCCGCAAGCTGATCGCCGATCCGGCCGGACATCTCGCCTCACTCGCCGAGCACCCGGACCTGCTCAGCGAGTGA
- a CDS encoding LacI family DNA-binding transcriptional regulator has product MGVSLKDVAQRAGVSIKTVSNVVNNYQHVTPKMRAKVQQAIDELGYRPNLTARHLRKGRTGIIALAVPEFGNPYFAELAGAVVDAAARHDYTVLVDHTAGLREKELLVSQGFRSHVIDGLILSPIHLETEDLMARTETAPLVLLGEREYEAPYDHIAIDNVAASRDAVRHLIDRGHRRIAFLGSRTGRERQPAHLRLRGWREELAAAGIEPDESLVVVTDGYGREDGASAMAALLDRGERPDAVFAYNDLIAIGAMRTLASRGLRIPEDVAVVGFDNIEESLYGATTLTTIAPDKEAIARLAVDSLVERLSGSPVPEPRRPRPGYRLVVRESTGPG; this is encoded by the coding sequence GTGGGCGTCAGCCTCAAGGACGTTGCACAACGGGCGGGCGTGTCCATCAAGACCGTGTCGAACGTGGTGAACAACTATCAGCACGTCACACCGAAGATGCGCGCCAAGGTGCAGCAGGCCATCGACGAACTCGGCTACCGGCCGAACCTCACCGCACGCCATTTGCGCAAGGGCCGCACCGGCATCATCGCGCTCGCCGTGCCGGAGTTCGGCAACCCGTACTTCGCGGAGCTCGCGGGCGCGGTCGTCGACGCGGCCGCCCGGCACGACTACACCGTCCTGGTCGACCACACCGCCGGCCTCCGCGAGAAGGAACTCCTGGTCAGCCAAGGCTTCCGGTCCCATGTGATCGACGGACTCATCCTCAGCCCGATCCATCTGGAGACCGAGGACCTCATGGCGCGCACCGAGACCGCGCCCCTGGTCCTGCTCGGCGAGCGGGAGTACGAGGCCCCGTACGACCACATCGCCATCGACAACGTGGCCGCCTCCCGCGACGCCGTACGCCATCTCATCGACCGCGGTCACCGCCGGATCGCCTTCCTCGGCTCCCGCACCGGACGCGAGCGCCAGCCCGCCCATCTGCGGCTGCGCGGCTGGCGTGAGGAACTCGCCGCGGCCGGCATCGAGCCCGACGAGTCGTTGGTCGTGGTCACCGACGGCTACGGACGCGAGGACGGCGCCAGCGCCATGGCCGCTCTCCTGGACCGGGGAGAGCGGCCCGACGCGGTGTTCGCGTACAACGACCTGATCGCCATCGGCGCCATGCGCACCCTCGCCTCACGAGGGCTCCGCATCCCCGAGGACGTCGCCGTCGTCGGCTTCGACAACATCGAGGAGAGCCTGTACGGGGCCACCACGCTCACCACCATCGCCCCCGACAAGGAAGCGATCGCACGGCTCGCCGTCGACAGCCTCGTCGAACGGCTCTCCGGCAGCCCGGTACCCGAACCACGAAGGCCCCGCCCCGGCTACCGACTCGTCGTCCGCGAATCAACCGGTCCTGGTTGA
- a CDS encoding NADH:flavin oxidoreductase/NADH oxidase: MSALFEPYTLRSLVIPNRVWMAPMCQYSAAPEGPDAGVATDWHFAHLAARAIGGTGLILTEATAVSPEGRISPADLGIWNDTQVAALRRITEFIKGQGSVPGIQLAHAGRKASTAAPWLGGAPVGPEAHGWTPVAPSPLPFDDGHPVPHELTVDEIRGIVDQFREAAHRALDSGFEVAEVHGAHGYLIGQFLSPHSNRRTDEYGGSFENRIRLALEVVDAVREVWPEELPVFFRISATDWLTENDEDEREGWTVDETVRLAARLQAHGIDLLDVSSGGNAPRARIGTGPGYQVPFAERVRAETSLPVAAVGLITEPQQAEKIITEGRADAVLLGRELLRSPSWAQEAARELGGELRKPEQYLRAV, encoded by the coding sequence GTGAGTGCCCTCTTCGAGCCCTACACCCTGCGGTCGCTCGTCATTCCCAACCGGGTCTGGATGGCGCCCATGTGCCAGTACAGCGCCGCACCGGAGGGGCCGGACGCGGGCGTCGCGACCGACTGGCACTTCGCCCATCTCGCGGCGCGCGCCATAGGCGGAACCGGGCTCATCCTCACCGAGGCGACGGCCGTCAGCCCCGAGGGCCGGATCAGCCCCGCCGACCTCGGAATCTGGAACGACACCCAGGTCGCCGCGCTCCGCCGGATCACGGAATTCATCAAGGGACAGGGGTCGGTCCCCGGCATCCAGCTCGCCCACGCCGGGCGCAAGGCCTCCACGGCGGCCCCCTGGCTGGGTGGCGCTCCGGTCGGACCGGAGGCACACGGATGGACGCCGGTCGCCCCCAGCCCGCTGCCGTTCGACGACGGCCACCCCGTGCCGCACGAGCTGACCGTGGACGAGATCCGGGGCATCGTCGACCAGTTCCGCGAGGCCGCGCACCGCGCTCTCGACTCGGGGTTCGAGGTCGCCGAGGTGCACGGCGCCCACGGATATCTCATCGGACAGTTCCTCTCCCCGCACAGCAACCGGCGCACCGACGAGTACGGCGGCAGCTTCGAGAACCGCATCCGCCTCGCCCTGGAGGTCGTCGACGCGGTGCGGGAGGTCTGGCCGGAAGAGCTGCCCGTCTTCTTCCGGATCTCCGCGACGGACTGGCTCACGGAGAACGACGAGGACGAGCGTGAGGGCTGGACCGTCGACGAGACCGTGCGGCTGGCCGCTCGGCTCCAGGCCCATGGGATCGACCTGCTGGACGTCTCCAGCGGCGGAAACGCCCCGCGCGCCCGCATCGGGACCGGGCCGGGGTACCAGGTTCCCTTCGCCGAGCGGGTCAGGGCCGAGACCTCGCTGCCCGTGGCGGCGGTGGGCCTGATCACCGAGCCGCAGCAGGCCGAGAAGATCATCACCGAGGGGCGGGCGGACGCCGTACTCCTCGGGCGCGAACTGCTGCGCAGTCCGTCGTGGGCCCAGGAGGCGGCCCGCGAACTGGGCGGTGAACTCCGCAAGCCGGAGCAGTACCTCCGCGCGGTCTGA